One Urocitellus parryii isolate mUroPar1 chromosome 8, mUroPar1.hap1, whole genome shotgun sequence DNA window includes the following coding sequences:
- the LOC144256514 gene encoding uncharacterized protein LOC144256514: MLKCGTPKRPPETKIDVLLTFRDIAIDFTEEEWECLQPAQKNLYNDVMLENYRNFAFLAMTLHDTQEYSSQKGIKHIFHKVISGKYKSYDLDYLQQKKIWKTISESEHQKSYKKSGLVHHQRIHTGEKPYKCKECDKAFSLKTDLIHHSRTHTGEKPYKCKKCGKALSLKTSLIRHSRTHTGEKPYKCKECGKAFSRKSHLNRHRRTHTGEKPYKCIECGKAFIQKTDLFRHSRTHTGEKPYKYKECGKAFSKKTDLFRHSRTHTGEKPYKCKDCSIAFSLKSHLLRHSRTHTGEKPYKCKECGKAFSRKVGLIYHSRTHTGEKPYKCKECNKAFSVKSPLICHSRTHTGEKPYKCKECDKAFSQKAGLIYHRRSHTGEKPYKCKECGKTFSVKSHLIRHSRTHTGEKPYKCKECGKAFSRKSHLICHSRTHTGEKPYKCKECGKAFSQKVGLIRHSRTHTGEKPYKCKECGKAYSQKVGLIYHNRTHTGEKPYKCKECDKAFSQKVGLIYHRRTHTGEKPYKCKECGKAFSVKSLLTCHSRTHTGEKPYKCKDCGKTFSRKVGLMCHSRTHTGEKPYKCKEYGKAFSQNYTLA, encoded by the exons GTACTCTTAACATTCAGggatatagccattgattttactgaagaggaatgggaatgccttCAACCTGCTCAGAAAAACTTATATAATGATGTGATGTtagagaactatagaaactttgccttcctgg ccATGACTCTTCATGATACCCAAGAATATTCATCACAAAAGggcataaaacatatatttcacaaaGTGATAAGTGGGAAATATAAAAGTTATGATCTTGACTatttacaacaaaagaaaatatggaaaactataagtgagagtgaacaccagaaatcatataaaaaatcaggCCTTGTTCACCaccagagaattcacactggagagaagccctacaaatgcaaagaatgtgacaaagcttttaGTCTAAAAACAGACCTTATTCAccacagtagaactcacactggagagaagccctacaaatgcaAAAAATGTGGTAAAGCTCTTAGTCTAAAAACAAGCCTTAttcgccacagcagaactcacactggagagaagccctacaaatgtaaagaatgtggcaaagctttcagtcgaaaatcacaccttaatcgccacaggagaactcacactggagagaagccctacaaatgtatagaatgtggcaaagcttttattcAAAAAACAGACCTTTTTAggcacagcagaactcacactggagagaagccctacaaatacaaagaatgtggcaaagcttttagtaaaAAAACAGACCTTTTTAggcacagcagaactcacactggagagaagccctacaaatgtaaagattgtagCATAGCTTTCAGTCTAAAATCACACCTTCttcgccacagcagaactcatactggagagaagccctacaaatgtaaagaatgtggcaaagctttcagtcgtAAAGTAGGccttatttaccacagcagaactcacactggagagaagccctacaaatgtaaagaatgtaacAAAGCTTTCAGTGTAAAATCAccccttatttgccacagcagaacacacactggagagaagccctacaaatgtaaagaatgtgacaaagctttcagtcaaaaagCAGGCCTTATTTACCACAGGAGAAGtcacactggggagaagccctacaaatgtaaagaatgtggcaaaactttCAGTGtaaaatcacaccttattcgccacagcagaactcatactggagagaagccctacaaatgtaaagaatgtggcaaagctttcagtcgaaaatcacaccttatttgccacagcagaactcatactggagagaagccctataaatgtaaagaatgtggcaaagctttcagtcaaaaagtaggccttattcgccacagcagaactcatactggggagaagccttacaaatgtaaagaatgtggcaaagcttacAGTCAAAAAGTAGGCCTTATTtaccacaacagaactcacactggagagaagccctacaaatgtaaagaatgtgataaagctttcagtcaaaaagTAGGCCTTATTtaccacaggagaactcacactggggagaagccctacaaatgtaaagaatgtggcaaagctttcagtgtAAAATCACTCCTTACTTGCCATagcagaacacacactggagagaagccctacaaatgtaaagattgtggcaaaacTTTCAGTCGTAAAGTAGGCCTTAtgtgccacagtagaactcacactggagagaagccctacaaatgtaaagaatatggcaaagctttcagtcaaaaCTACACACTTGCTTAG